A single Bufo bufo chromosome 6, aBufBuf1.1, whole genome shotgun sequence DNA region contains:
- the LOC121004504 gene encoding oocyte zinc finger protein XlCOF6.1-like isoform X2 has translation MMEDHWPLTSAVKSSKMTTPERYPTPLLPQDGSEEHHNVPRDDDQLVNPDEDLNIIYVTETYERGDEHIRKDIPTEIHPDDCNSSSEEHLVSSHFKADDHVVTQDTYEKHAIITDVPSDIHSKNPSYDAMKHVEEKPFSCSYCGKCFKQKSDLVIHQRCHTWLMLFTCTECNKCFNQKSDLVRHQRIHTGEKPFSCPECGKCFTQKSSLDYHQRTHTGEKPFSCSECGKCFTAKSDFVRHQRSHTGEKPYSCSECGKCFRNRSHLLKHRHIHTGLKPHSCSECRKCFTQKSALVMHQRTHTGEKPFLCLECEKCFTSKSDLVRHQKIHTGEKPYSCYECRKCFTQKSALVTHQRTHTGEKPFLCLECRKCFTSKSDLVRHQKIHTGEKPYSCS, from the exons TTAAATCCAGTAAGATGACAACACCGGAGAGATATcccactcctcttcttccacaggatggttcagaagaacatcacaatgtcccacgggatgatgatcag cttgtgaatccggATGAAGATCTGAACATTATATATGTTACAGAGACATATGAGAGGGGTGATGAGCATATTAGAAAGGATATTCCTACAGAAATCCAcccag ATGACTGTAACAGTAGCTCAGAAGAACATCTGGTGTCTTCACATTTTAAAGCAGATGATCATGTTGTCACACAAGATACCTATGAAAAACATGCCATTATCACAGATGTACCCTCtgacattcacagcaaaaatcCATCATATGATGCTATGAAACACGTggaggagaagccattttcatgttcatattgtgggaaatgttttaaacagaaatcagatcttgttatacatcagagatgcCACACTTggttgatgctatttacatgtacAGAATGTAATAAATGTTTTAatcagaaatcagatcttgttagacatcagagaattcacacaggagaaaagccattttcatgcccagaatgtgggaaatgttttactcaaaAATCAAGTCTTGATtaccatcagagaactcacacaggagagaagccattttcatgttcagaatgtgggaaatgttttactgcgAAATCAGattttgttagacatcagaggagtcatacaggggagaagccatattcatgttcagaatgtgggaaatgttttagaaaCAGATCACATCTTTTGAAACATAGGCATATTCACACAGGGTTGAAACCacattcatgttctgaatgtaggAAATGTTTTACCCAAAAGTCAGCACTTGTTATGcatcaaagaactcacacaggtgagaagccatttttatgtttagaatgtgagaaatgttttacttcGAAATCAGATTTAGTTAGACATCAGaagattcacacaggggagaagccatattcatgttatgAATGTAGGAAATGTTTTACCCAGAAGTCAGCGCTTGTTACGCAccaaagaactcacacaggggagaagccatttttatgtttagAATGTAGGAAATGTTTTACTTCGAAATCAGATTTAGTTAGACATCAGaagattcacacaggggagaagccatattcatgttcttaA
- the LOC121004504 gene encoding oocyte zinc finger protein XlCOF6.1-like isoform X1, with protein MMEDHWPLTSPVKSSKMTTPERYPTPLLPQDGSEEHHNVPRDDDQLVNPDEDLNIIYVTETYERGDEHIRKDIPTEIHPDDCNSSSEEHLVSSHFKADDHVVTQDTYEKHAIITDVPSDIHSKNPSYDAMKHVEEKPFSCSYCGKCFKQKSDLVIHQRCHTWLMLFTCTECNKCFNQKSDLVRHQRIHTGEKPFSCPECGKCFTQKSSLDYHQRTHTGEKPFSCSECGKCFTAKSDFVRHQRSHTGEKPYSCSECGKCFRNRSHLLKHRHIHTGLKPHSCSECRKCFTQKSALVMHQRTHTGEKPFLCLECEKCFTSKSDLVRHQKIHTGEKPYSCYECRKCFTQKSALVTHQRTHTGEKPFLCLECRKCFTSKSDLVRHQKIHTGEKPYSCS; from the exons TTAAATCCAGTAAGATGACAACACCGGAGAGATATcccactcctcttcttccacaggatggttcagaagaacatcacaatgtcccacgggatgatgatcag cttgtgaatccggATGAAGATCTGAACATTATATATGTTACAGAGACATATGAGAGGGGTGATGAGCATATTAGAAAGGATATTCCTACAGAAATCCAcccag ATGACTGTAACAGTAGCTCAGAAGAACATCTGGTGTCTTCACATTTTAAAGCAGATGATCATGTTGTCACACAAGATACCTATGAAAAACATGCCATTATCACAGATGTACCCTCtgacattcacagcaaaaatcCATCATATGATGCTATGAAACACGTggaggagaagccattttcatgttcatattgtgggaaatgttttaaacagaaatcagatcttgttatacatcagagatgcCACACTTggttgatgctatttacatgtacAGAATGTAATAAATGTTTTAatcagaaatcagatcttgttagacatcagagaattcacacaggagaaaagccattttcatgcccagaatgtgggaaatgttttactcaaaAATCAAGTCTTGATtaccatcagagaactcacacaggagagaagccattttcatgttcagaatgtgggaaatgttttactgcgAAATCAGattttgttagacatcagaggagtcatacaggggagaagccatattcatgttcagaatgtgggaaatgttttagaaaCAGATCACATCTTTTGAAACATAGGCATATTCACACAGGGTTGAAACCacattcatgttctgaatgtaggAAATGTTTTACCCAAAAGTCAGCACTTGTTATGcatcaaagaactcacacaggtgagaagccatttttatgtttagaatgtgagaaatgttttacttcGAAATCAGATTTAGTTAGACATCAGaagattcacacaggggagaagccatattcatgttatgAATGTAGGAAATGTTTTACCCAGAAGTCAGCGCTTGTTACGCAccaaagaactcacacaggggagaagccatttttatgtttagAATGTAGGAAATGTTTTACTTCGAAATCAGATTTAGTTAGACATCAGaagattcacacaggggagaagccatattcatgttcttaA